DNA sequence from the Streptomyces cinnabarinus genome:
GGTGGATCATGCCGTCCTTGGTGATGCAGCCGGTGGCCAGCGGGCCGGGCAGGGCGCTGTGGCCGTGGTAGATGAGGCTGACCACATCCGTCCCGGGCCCGGTGACGGTGTGATGCACCATCACGCCGTTCACCGGCCCCCAAGGCCCTTTGTGATTCCTGTTGTTGGTACGCCATCCGCTGACCTCGTGGACGTCGCACCCTTCGGCACGCAGTGCTGCAACCAGCCGGCCGGCACTGAGCGGCGTGGCCATGGTCTGCCCTCCCTTCCCAACCCGGCGCCGAAGCGCCGCGCGCTGTTCTTGCCCGCCACGGCACCGCCGTACGCCACGACACACATGTCCGAGGGGTCGCGAGAACGCGTGATCCAGGGAGGTACCGACAGTCTCTTCACCCCTGTCGGCGTGTCAGGACGTGAGTGGTGCTGCCGTCGTCCTCCGTCACATCGCGGACGTGCTCGAAGCCGATGCGCTCCAGCAGGGCGAGCGAGGCGCTGTTCGAGGCCGCCACGGTGGCGTGCACCTCCGTGAGCCCGAGGGTTTCGAACCCGTGGGCGACGATCGCCCGGGCCAGTTCTCTCCCCAGGCCCGATCCCCACACCTCAGGGGTCAGCGCGTAAACGATCTCGTGCCCCTGGGCCATGTCGGTCGGCTTGATCTCCGCGTGCCCGATCAAGCGGCCGTCCCGGCGAACGGCCCAGACGTCGAACAGTTCCTGGGCATAGACCTTGGTGAAGATCCGCCCGAACAGGGCCCGGTCCTCCGCCTCGGTGGCAGGCCCGTCGCCCATCCACTGCGAAACCCTCCGATCCTGGAACAGAGCGACGAAGTCCTCCTCGTCGTCGGGCGTGTACGGCTCCAGCAGCAGGCGCTCGGTGCGCAGAGTCGGGTTCATGGACGGCGAAGCTAACGGCGCTCCGCTCTTCCGACAAATGACTTACCTCCGCCGGACCCGACCTTGCCCTCCCCCCCAACCCTCCCTACCCTGACTTTGTGCCGCAAATAAACAAACCCCGCTCGCACAATGTCGTGCCGGGTACCAGGACCGACCTCACCCGCCTCCGTGCCGCCCTCACCGTCTTCTTCGCCCTCGACGGCTTCGTCTTCGCCGGCTGGGTCGTGCGGATCCCCGCGATCAAGGAGCAGGTCAACGCCTCCGCGGGAGCCCTGGGGCTGGCCCTGCTCGGCGTCTCCGCCGGTGCCGTGGTCACCATGACACTGACCGGGCGGCTGTGCCGTCGGCACGGCAGCCACCCGGTCACCGTCGTCTGCGCCGTCCTGCTCTCCCTCAGCGTCGCCCTGCCCCCGCTCACCCACTCCGTCCCGGCCCTCACCGCCGTCCTGCTGCTCTTCGGGGCCGCGTACGGCGGAATCAACGTCGCCTTCAACAGCG
Encoded proteins:
- a CDS encoding GNAT family N-acetyltransferase, with protein sequence MNPTLRTERLLLEPYTPDDEEDFVALFQDRRVSQWMGDGPATEAEDRALFGRIFTKVYAQELFDVWAVRRDGRLIGHAEIKPTDMAQGHEIVYALTPEVWGSGLGRELARAIVAHGFETLGLTEVHATVAASNSASLALLERIGFEHVRDVTEDDGSTTHVLTRRQG